One region of Flavobacterium sp. KACC 22763 genomic DNA includes:
- a CDS encoding dihydrofolate reductase family protein: protein MKKIILDLAVTLDGFIEGTNGEIDWCIMDDDMDFGGFLSDIDTIFYGRVSYDSWGNFQPDENASNAEKLLWEGVHSKKKYVFSSQNKQDNNATFINSDIIAKVNEIKNQPGGDIWLYGGASLIKTFIQLNLIDTYRISVHPIALGSGKPLFEDLKSDLN, encoded by the coding sequence ATGAAAAAAATAATTCTAGATTTAGCTGTAACCTTAGATGGTTTTATTGAAGGCACAAATGGAGAAATTGATTGGTGCATTATGGATGATGATATGGACTTTGGTGGATTTTTATCAGATATAGACACTATCTTTTATGGTCGGGTAAGTTATGATTCTTGGGGTAATTTTCAACCAGATGAAAATGCAAGTAACGCAGAAAAATTGCTTTGGGAAGGAGTACATTCAAAAAAGAAATACGTTTTCTCCAGTCAAAACAAACAAGATAACAATGCTACGTTTATAAATTCTGACATTATAGCTAAAGTAAATGAAATTAAAAATCAACCCGGAGGTGATATTTGGCTATATGGCGGAGCAAGTCTTATTAAAACTTTCATACAATTAAATCTTATTGACACATACAGAATATCGGTTCATCCAATAGCTTTAGGAAGTGGAAAACCGTTATTTGAAGATTTAAAGAGCGACTTGAATTAA
- a CDS encoding DUF6370 family protein encodes MKNILLATFLFIGIAVQAQDKKKFDKPTVVEASCGECQFGMKGKSCDLAVRIDGKSYFVDGTTIHDHGDAHAEKGFCNAISKALVTGEIKGDRFKATSFTLIDDKK; translated from the coding sequence ATGAAAAATATACTTTTAGCGACATTCCTTTTTATTGGAATCGCAGTACAGGCACAAGACAAAAAGAAATTTGACAAACCAACAGTCGTTGAAGCTTCTTGCGGAGAATGCCAATTCGGAATGAAAGGCAAAAGCTGTGATTTAGCTGTTCGTATTGACGGAAAAAGCTATTTTGTTGATGGAACTACAATTCACGATCACGGTGATGCTCACGCTGAAAAAGGTTTCTGCAATGCAATCAGTAAAGCTTTAGTTACGGGAGAAATCAAAGGAGACAGATTCAAAGCAACTTCATTTACTTTAATAGACGATAAAAAATAA
- the pruA gene encoding L-glutamate gamma-semialdehyde dehydrogenase, translating into MLKGFFHVPKAVNEPVKSYAPNSPEKAAVQAAYTTMWNSQIDVPLYIGNEEIRTGNTRNITAPHDHQHVVGKYHLAEKQHIEKAIANALESRKAWANLAWEQRAAIFLKAAELIAGPYRARINAATMIGQSKNIHQAEIDASCELIDFLRYNVEFMTQIYNDQPKSDSSVWNRVEYRPLEGFVYAITPFNFTAIAANLPASAAMMGNVVVWKPSDSQVFSTKIILEVFKEAGVPDGVINVVFGDALMITDTVLASRDFAGVHFTGSTHVFKDIWAKIGANIHNYKTYPRIVGETGGKDFIIAHPSANVKQVVTGITRGAFEFQGQKCSAASRAYIPQSLWPAVKEQLIADVKSMKMGSPEDFGNFITAVIHEGSFDKLASYIDQAKKDADAEIIVGGNYDKSVGYFIEPTVIVTTNPKYTTMETELFGPVITIYVYEDAKWEETLELVDTTSEYALTGAVFSQDRYAIEVATTKLQNSAGNFYINDKPTGAVVGMQPFGGARASGTNDKAGSALNLLRWASPRTIKETFVTPEDYRYPFLG; encoded by the coding sequence ATGCTTAAAGGATTTTTCCATGTACCAAAAGCGGTAAACGAGCCTGTAAAGAGCTACGCACCAAACTCACCAGAAAAAGCTGCTGTTCAAGCTGCTTACACCACAATGTGGAATTCTCAAATTGACGTTCCTTTGTATATTGGAAACGAAGAAATTAGAACTGGAAATACAAGAAACATTACAGCTCCTCACGATCACCAGCACGTAGTTGGAAAATATCATTTAGCTGAAAAACAACATATCGAAAAAGCAATTGCAAATGCACTTGAATCAAGAAAAGCATGGGCAAACTTAGCATGGGAACAGCGTGCTGCAATTTTCTTAAAAGCTGCTGAACTTATTGCTGGACCATACAGAGCTCGTATTAACGCTGCTACAATGATTGGTCAGTCTAAAAATATTCACCAAGCAGAAATCGATGCTTCTTGCGAATTAATCGACTTTTTACGTTACAATGTTGAGTTTATGACTCAAATCTACAACGATCAGCCAAAATCAGATTCATCTGTTTGGAACCGTGTAGAGTATAGACCATTAGAAGGTTTTGTTTACGCTATTACTCCTTTCAACTTTACTGCAATCGCTGCAAACCTTCCTGCAAGTGCTGCAATGATGGGTAACGTTGTGGTTTGGAAACCAAGTGATAGCCAAGTATTTTCTACAAAAATCATTTTAGAAGTTTTCAAAGAAGCTGGAGTTCCTGATGGAGTTATCAACGTAGTCTTTGGAGATGCGTTAATGATTACAGATACAGTTTTAGCTAGCCGTGATTTTGCTGGTGTTCACTTTACAGGATCAACTCATGTATTTAAAGATATCTGGGCCAAAATTGGTGCAAACATCCACAACTACAAAACGTACCCAAGAATCGTTGGTGAAACAGGAGGTAAAGATTTTATCATTGCTCACCCAAGCGCAAACGTAAAACAAGTAGTTACAGGAATTACTCGTGGAGCTTTCGAATTCCAAGGACAAAAATGTTCTGCAGCTTCTAGAGCTTATATTCCACAAAGTTTATGGCCAGCTGTAAAAGAACAATTAATTGCTGATGTAAAATCTATGAAAATGGGTTCTCCAGAAGATTTCGGAAACTTCATTACAGCAGTTATCCACGAAGGTTCTTTCGATAAATTAGCTAGTTATATTGATCAAGCTAAAAAAGATGCTGACGCAGAAATCATCGTTGGTGGAAATTACGATAAATCTGTAGGTTACTTTATTGAGCCAACAGTTATTGTAACTACAAACCCAAAATATACTACAATGGAAACTGAGTTGTTCGGACCAGTTATCACAATTTATGTTTACGAAGATGCTAAATGGGAAGAAACTCTTGAATTAGTTGATACTACTTCTGAGTATGCTTTAACAGGAGCAGTTTTCAGCCAAGATCGTTATGCTATTGAAGTAGCTACAACTAAATTACAAAACTCTGCTGGTAACTTCTACATCAATGATAAACCAACTGGAGCTGTTGTAGGAATGCAACCATTTGGTGGAGCAAGAGCTTCTGGAACTAACGATAAAGCAGGTTCTGCATTAAACTTATTGCGTTGGGCTTCTCCAAGAACTATCAAAGAAACTTTTGTAACTCCAGAAGATTACAGATATCCTTTCTTAGGTTAA
- the rsmG gene encoding 16S rRNA (guanine(527)-N(7))-methyltransferase RsmG, whose product MDEILKYFPNLTDLQIEQFQKLDFLYHDWNEKINVISRKDIDSLYTKHILHSLGIAKVMKFEPGATVLDVGTGGGFPGIPLAILFPETRFYLIDVIAKKIKVVQGVVDALELKNVKAEQKRAELVKGDFDFIVSRAVTNMPDFVSWIKDKIKKQHKHMLKNGILYLKGGDLAEELKDFPNATLYDLANIFEDEFFETKKVVHLPLKFKP is encoded by the coding sequence ATGGATGAGATATTGAAATATTTTCCCAATTTGACCGATCTTCAAATCGAGCAATTTCAAAAATTAGACTTTTTATACCACGATTGGAATGAAAAAATCAATGTTATTTCGCGTAAAGACATTGATTCATTATATACAAAACACATTTTGCATTCATTAGGAATTGCAAAAGTTATGAAGTTCGAACCAGGAGCAACAGTTTTGGATGTTGGAACAGGCGGAGGTTTTCCAGGTATTCCGTTAGCGATTCTTTTTCCTGAAACTCGTTTTTATTTAATTGACGTTATTGCCAAAAAAATAAAAGTGGTTCAAGGTGTTGTAGATGCATTAGAATTAAAGAACGTAAAAGCAGAACAAAAACGTGCTGAATTGGTAAAAGGTGATTTCGATTTTATTGTAAGCCGGGCAGTTACTAATATGCCTGATTTTGTTTCATGGATTAAAGATAAAATCAAAAAACAACATAAACACATGTTGAAAAATGGAATTTTATATTTGAAAGGCGGTGATTTAGCTGAAGAGCTGAAGGATTTTCCAAATGCAACTTTATACGATTTGGCGAATATATTTGAAGATGAATTCTTTGAAACTAAAAAAGTGGTTCACCTCCCATTAAAATTTAAACCTTAA
- a CDS encoding pyridoxal phosphate-dependent aminotransferase — protein MNHILSDRINNLATSQTLAMAALARELKAQGKDIISLSLGEPDFNTPDFIKEAVIKAVNENYSTYSPVEGYLELREAICRKFKRDNNLEYKPTQIVVSTGAKQSLYNIAQVMLNDGDEVILPAPYWVSYFEIVKLSGGVPVEVPTSVETDFKMTPEQLEAAITPKTKMMWFSSPCNPSGSVYSREELTALAKVLEKHPNIYVVSDEIYEHINFSGTFCSIGSIPGMLEKTITVNGVAKAFAMTGYRIGYIGAPEFIAKACTKIQGQVTSGANSVAQRATITAVDADPSVLNHMVEAFHGRRDLVVGLLKEIPGVKINVPEGAFYVFPDVSSFFGKTLKGHEIKDANDVSMYLLAEANVATVTGDAFGNPNCIRFSYATSNDILKEALRRIKEALTA, from the coding sequence ATGAATCATATTCTTTCGGACAGAATCAACAACCTTGCGACATCGCAAACTTTAGCAATGGCCGCTTTGGCAAGAGAATTAAAAGCACAAGGAAAAGACATTATCAGCTTAAGTTTAGGTGAGCCTGACTTCAATACACCAGACTTCATTAAAGAAGCAGTAATAAAAGCAGTAAACGAAAATTATAGCACTTATTCTCCAGTAGAAGGTTACTTAGAATTAAGAGAAGCTATTTGTAGAAAATTCAAAAGAGACAATAATTTAGAATACAAACCAACTCAAATTGTAGTTTCTACAGGAGCAAAACAATCTTTATACAACATTGCGCAAGTAATGTTAAACGACGGTGACGAAGTTATTTTACCAGCACCTTACTGGGTTTCTTACTTCGAAATCGTAAAACTTTCTGGCGGAGTTCCTGTTGAAGTTCCAACTTCTGTAGAAACAGATTTCAAAATGACGCCAGAGCAATTAGAAGCTGCAATCACACCAAAAACAAAAATGATGTGGTTTTCTTCTCCATGTAATCCTTCTGGATCTGTTTACAGTAGAGAAGAATTAACAGCATTGGCAAAAGTCTTAGAAAAACACCCAAATATCTATGTAGTTTCAGACGAAATTTATGAACACATCAATTTCTCAGGAACTTTCTGCAGCATCGGTTCAATTCCAGGAATGTTAGAAAAAACAATCACTGTAAACGGAGTTGCAAAAGCATTTGCAATGACTGGATACAGAATTGGTTACATTGGAGCTCCAGAATTTATCGCAAAAGCTTGTACAAAAATTCAAGGACAAGTAACATCAGGAGCAAACTCTGTAGCACAACGTGCTACAATTACAGCAGTAGATGCAGATCCTAGTGTATTAAACCACATGGTTGAGGCTTTCCACGGACGTAGAGATTTAGTGGTTGGATTGTTAAAAGAGATTCCAGGAGTAAAAATAAACGTTCCAGAAGGAGCTTTCTATGTATTCCCAGACGTTTCATCTTTCTTCGGAAAAACTTTAAAAGGACACGAAATTAAAGATGCAAACGACGTTTCGATGTATCTTTTAGCTGAGGCAAACGTAGCAACAGTAACTGGAGACGCGTTCGGAAATCCAAACTGTATTCGTTTCTCTTATGCAACAAGCAACGATATTTTAAAAGAGGCATTACGCAGAATCAAAGAAGCTTTGACTGCATAA
- a CDS encoding fatty acid desaturase family protein: MNNTAPTFARQDNLKFFRTLNSRVNNYFKENNIQKTGNWKLHLKAVILFAVFLTPYFLILTLDMPFWVMLLLSIVMGVGMAGVGMNVMHDGNHGSYSNKSWINKLMGGTIYVLAGNVYNWQVQHNVLHHTYTNIPGHDEDLDAGRIIRFTEHAEWHRFHRFQHYYSVFLYGLLTFNWALTTDFKQMRNYLKRKLSYGEPKNPKILWTTLIITKMIYVSIWIVLPIVIGITWWKVLVGFFAMHYTAGLILSIVFQLAHVVDHTTNPTPNDLGEMDNTWAIHQLYTTTNFAPKNAIVNWYTGGLNHQIEHHIFPNISHIHYGKIAKIVKETAKECNLPYYEYKTMRSAVVAHFKHLRDLGMKPELSV; this comes from the coding sequence ATGAATAACACGGCTCCAACTTTTGCTAGGCAAGACAATCTGAAGTTTTTCAGAACACTTAACTCTCGGGTAAACAATTACTTCAAGGAGAACAACATTCAGAAAACTGGAAACTGGAAGTTACACTTAAAAGCCGTTATTCTATTTGCTGTTTTTCTAACTCCCTATTTTTTAATTCTTACGCTTGACATGCCATTTTGGGTTATGTTACTTTTATCAATTGTGATGGGTGTTGGAATGGCCGGTGTTGGAATGAACGTTATGCATGATGGAAATCATGGTTCTTATTCAAATAAAAGCTGGATCAACAAATTAATGGGTGGAACAATTTATGTTTTGGCCGGAAATGTTTACAACTGGCAAGTACAACATAATGTACTACATCACACTTATACTAATATTCCTGGGCATGATGAAGATTTAGATGCTGGAAGAATTATTCGTTTTACAGAACATGCTGAATGGCATCGTTTTCACCGTTTTCAACATTACTATTCTGTTTTCTTGTATGGATTATTAACTTTCAATTGGGCATTAACAACCGATTTTAAGCAAATGAGAAATTACCTGAAAAGAAAATTATCTTATGGAGAACCGAAAAACCCTAAAATCCTTTGGACAACACTTATCATTACTAAAATGATTTATGTATCGATTTGGATTGTTTTGCCAATTGTAATTGGAATTACTTGGTGGAAAGTACTTGTTGGCTTTTTTGCAATGCACTACACAGCTGGATTAATCCTAAGTATTGTGTTTCAATTAGCACACGTAGTTGATCATACTACAAATCCAACTCCAAATGATTTAGGAGAAATGGATAACACATGGGCAATTCACCAATTATATACTACAACTAATTTTGCACCAAAAAATGCAATTGTAAATTGGTACACAGGAGGTTTAAATCATCAAATCGAACATCATATTTTCCCAAATATCAGTCATATTCACTATGGTAAAATTGCAAAAATCGTAAAAGAAACAGCAAAAGAGTGCAACTTACCTTATTACGAATATAAAACGATGCGAAGTGCCGTTGTTGCTCACTTTAAGCATTTACGCGATTTGGGAATGAAACCTGAATTATCAGTTTAA
- the aceA gene encoding isocitrate lyase, which yields MKTTEDRIQELINDWITNPRWKGVERPYTASEVVTLQGSYKIEHSIAKMGAEKLWRKLKSQDYVAGLGALTGNQAIQEVDAGLEAIYLSGWQVAADANLAGEMYPDQSLYPVNSVPMVVKKINNALLRADQIQTVNNIEDKKDYLVPIVADAEAGFGGNLNAFELMKSMIEAGASGVHFEDQLSSAKKCGHLGGKVLVPTQEAINKLIAARLASDVMGVSTLIVARTDADAANLLTSDADPRDRKFLTGEKTAEGFFYVKNGIDQGIARGLSYAPYADLIWMETSNPDLDYARKFAKAMKKEFPDKMLAYNCSPSFNWAAKLSVAEMETFREDLAAMGYSFQFITLAGFHALNTSMFELSKAYKERGMAGYSELQEREFALQKNGFRAVKHQAFVGTSYFDAVQNTVMLGKSAITAMEHSTEVEQF from the coding sequence ATGAAAACAACAGAAGACAGAATTCAGGAATTGATTAACGATTGGATTACGAACCCGAGATGGAAAGGCGTTGAGCGTCCTTACACTGCGAGTGAAGTAGTAACGCTTCAAGGGTCTTATAAAATTGAGCATTCTATTGCAAAAATGGGTGCAGAGAAATTATGGAGAAAGTTAAAAAGTCAGGATTATGTTGCGGGTTTGGGAGCGTTGACTGGAAATCAAGCGATTCAGGAAGTTGATGCAGGTTTAGAAGCGATTTATTTAAGCGGATGGCAGGTTGCTGCTGATGCAAATCTGGCGGGAGAAATGTATCCTGATCAATCGCTTTACCCGGTAAATAGCGTTCCGATGGTGGTGAAAAAAATCAACAACGCTTTATTGCGTGCCGATCAGATTCAGACTGTAAATAATATTGAAGATAAAAAAGATTATTTAGTACCAATTGTAGCTGATGCTGAAGCAGGTTTTGGAGGAAACTTAAATGCTTTCGAATTAATGAAATCTATGATTGAAGCGGGAGCTTCTGGAGTTCATTTTGAAGACCAGCTGAGTTCTGCTAAAAAATGTGGGCACTTAGGCGGAAAAGTTTTAGTTCCAACGCAAGAAGCCATTAACAAATTGATTGCGGCTAGATTGGCTTCAGATGTTATGGGTGTTTCAACTTTAATTGTTGCCCGAACAGATGCCGATGCAGCTAATTTATTAACTAGTGATGCAGATCCAAGAGATAGAAAGTTTTTAACGGGCGAGAAAACTGCTGAAGGTTTCTTCTACGTAAAAAACGGAATCGACCAGGGAATTGCGAGAGGTTTAAGCTACGCGCCGTATGCCGATTTAATTTGGATGGAAACCAGTAATCCGGATTTGGATTATGCGAGAAAATTTGCAAAAGCAATGAAAAAAGAATTCCCAGATAAAATGCTGGCGTATAATTGTTCTCCGTCTTTCAACTGGGCTGCAAAATTATCTGTTGCCGAAATGGAAACGTTCAGAGAAGATTTGGCTGCAATGGGTTATAGTTTCCAGTTCATTACTTTGGCGGGATTCCATGCTTTGAACACAAGTATGTTCGAATTATCTAAAGCTTATAAAGAACGAGGAATGGCTGGATATTCTGAATTGCAGGAAAGAGAATTCGCTTTACAGAAAAACGGATTCAGAGCAGTAAAACACCAGGCTTTTGTTGGAACTTCTTATTTTGATGCCGTTCAGAACACAGTAATGTTAGGAAAATCAGCAATAACGGCGATGGAACATTCTACAGAGGTTGAGCAATTTTAA
- the apaG gene encoding Co2+/Mg2+ efflux protein ApaG, whose amino-acid sequence MVSQITRGIKISVLTSFEGTYFKNYKIHFAFSYVVTIENHSKDSVQLTSRHWEIFDSLNDLEVVDGEGVIGKKPVLKPGENHTYSSGCLLSSPYGAMKGHFNMINFTTTKTFKVIVPTFRMCAPFALN is encoded by the coding sequence ATGGTTTCTCAAATTACACGAGGCATAAAAATATCTGTTTTGACTAGTTTTGAAGGTACATACTTCAAAAACTACAAGATTCATTTTGCTTTTAGCTACGTAGTTACCATCGAAAATCATAGTAAAGATTCTGTACAATTAACTTCTCGCCACTGGGAAATTTTTGATTCTTTAAATGATTTAGAAGTTGTAGATGGTGAGGGTGTAATTGGTAAAAAACCAGTTCTAAAACCTGGCGAAAACCATACGTACAGTTCTGGCTGTCTATTATCGTCTCCTTACGGCGCAATGAAAGGTCATTTCAACATGATCAACTTTACTACAACAAAAACATTCAAAGTAATTGTTCCTACTTTTAGAATGTGTGCTCCTTTTGCATTAAATTAA
- a CDS encoding Crp/Fnr family transcriptional regulator, with product MALILENIAKHVSLTPEEQALFLSKLETNTYKAKTVLLNAGEVCKHSYFVNSGILRSFNINDNIVEHVLSFACEGWWMSDMYSYFSQKPGQLFIEVLEEAEVVSLSKENQEQLYLEIPKLERFFRILIENSLVANQQRLMDNLSLPAEERFEKFTKKYGTLVHKVPQKQIASFIGVTPEFFSKMKARLLKK from the coding sequence ATGGCATTAATTCTCGAAAATATTGCTAAACACGTTTCTCTGACACCAGAGGAACAGGCGCTTTTTTTATCTAAATTAGAGACGAACACTTATAAAGCAAAAACTGTTTTATTAAACGCGGGAGAAGTTTGTAAACATTCCTATTTTGTAAATTCAGGAATTTTAAGAAGCTTCAATATCAATGATAATATTGTGGAACATGTCCTTTCATTTGCCTGCGAAGGCTGGTGGATGAGTGATATGTACAGTTATTTTTCGCAAAAACCAGGACAGCTTTTCATAGAAGTTTTAGAAGAAGCTGAAGTTGTTTCTTTATCTAAAGAAAATCAGGAACAATTGTATCTTGAAATTCCGAAGCTAGAACGTTTTTTCAGGATTTTAATTGAGAATTCATTAGTTGCGAATCAGCAGAGATTAATGGATAACTTGAGTTTGCCTGCTGAAGAACGCTTTGAAAAATTCACAAAAAAATACGGAACATTAGTTCACAAAGTTCCTCAAAAACAAATCGCTTCTTTCATTGGTGTAACGCCTGAATTCTTTAGTAAAATGAAAGCCCGTCTTTTGAAAAAATAA
- the purT gene encoding formate-dependent phosphoribosylglycinamide formyltransferase, translating into MKILLLGSGELGKEFVIAAQRIGQTIIAVDSYENAPAMQVAHGFEVINMLDGEALDRIVAKHQPDFIVPEIEAIRTERFYDYERQGITVVPSAKAANFTMNRKAIRDLAAKELGLRTAKYQYATSAEELQKAVQEVGIPCVVKPLMSSSGKGQSTIKTESDIEKAWQYAVAGSRGDVIEVIVEAFVNFDSEITLLTITQNNNPTLFCAPIGHRQERGDYQESWQPALVSEKDLYEAQDMAEKITEALGGAGLFGVEFFLTKEGVYFSELSPRPHDTGMVTLAGTQNFNEFELHLRAILSLPIFEITLEKAGASAVLLASEDSTNPTFTGIEKVAALPKTDFRIFGKPTSRPYRRMGVVLSHDTLSTPINEVTERAKETAKLITVNS; encoded by the coding sequence ATGAAAATACTACTCCTAGGTTCAGGCGAATTAGGCAAAGAATTTGTCATTGCCGCACAACGAATCGGACAAACCATAATTGCAGTTGACAGTTACGAAAATGCACCAGCCATGCAAGTTGCACACGGTTTTGAAGTCATCAATATGCTTGACGGCGAAGCTCTTGACCGAATCGTAGCCAAACACCAACCCGATTTTATCGTTCCCGAAATAGAAGCCATTCGCACCGAACGTTTTTACGATTATGAAAGACAAGGAATCACAGTTGTTCCTTCAGCGAAAGCGGCAAACTTTACCATGAATCGTAAAGCCATTCGAGATTTAGCAGCAAAAGAACTAGGACTAAGAACTGCAAAATATCAATACGCCACCTCAGCCGAAGAACTTCAAAAAGCAGTTCAGGAAGTGGGAATTCCGTGCGTCGTGAAACCATTAATGTCTTCATCCGGAAAAGGGCAATCGACAATCAAAACAGAAAGCGATATTGAAAAAGCTTGGCAATATGCCGTTGCGGGTTCACGTGGCGATGTTATCGAAGTTATTGTAGAAGCTTTTGTAAATTTTGATTCTGAAATTACGCTTTTAACAATTACTCAAAATAATAATCCAACTTTGTTTTGCGCTCCAATCGGACACAGACAAGAACGTGGCGATTATCAAGAAAGCTGGCAACCGGCTTTGGTTTCAGAAAAAGATTTATATGAAGCTCAAGATATGGCCGAAAAAATTACTGAAGCACTTGGCGGTGCTGGACTTTTTGGCGTTGAATTTTTCCTAACAAAAGAAGGCGTTTATTTCTCTGAACTTTCTCCTCGTCCTCATGATACTGGAATGGTAACTTTGGCTGGAACGCAGAATTTCAACGAATTCGAATTGCATTTAAGAGCGATTTTAAGTCTTCCAATTTTCGAAATCACTTTAGAAAAAGCTGGAGCAAGTGCAGTACTTTTGGCATCAGAAGATTCTACAAATCCAACTTTTACTGGAATCGAAAAAGTAGCCGCTTTACCAAAAACCGATTTCAGGATTTTCGGGAAACCAACTTCAAGACCTTACCGAAGAATGGGAGTTGTTTTAAGCCATGATACACTTTCGACTCCAATTAACGAAGTAACAGAACGCGCCAAAGAAACAGCAAAATTAATAACTGTAAATTCGTAG
- a CDS encoding peptidase U32 family protein produces the protein MKKKIEILAPARDLIGGIAAINSGADAVYIGAPQFGARSNANNSIEDVAELVKYAHLFNAQVFVVMNTILYDNELETCRSMIWELYDIGVDALIIQDMAIMEMDLPPIVLHASTQANNRDADKIKFLKDAGIKRVVLARELNLHQIKTIYDHADVELEFFVTGALCVSFSGNCYMSVANGERSANRGSCAQNCRLPYNLIDGNGDTLIRNSHLLSIKDLDVSDQIPNLIEAGIVSFKIEGRLKDVAYVKNNVSYLRQKLDSFLEGSDKYIKASSGKCTYTFDSTLSRTFNRGYTDYFVNERHSSIGSWESPKSKGQYIGKLIRTVGNAYEIENGELLNNGDGLCFINENNEADGIYVNKAENGKVYPNVLKEIKDGTFIYRNNDAAFIKIVEREDSAIRKIGTTLLLTENENGFELIATDEDGNVSTVKLEHPKEKTKTGESIEENIKVQLAKTGFTPYSADEINVMFSENWFLPISKINEMRRNVFEQLSEIRLANYVREEHQLVKTSHPYPETKLDFMYNVSNKTARKFYERHGVTEIEKAFELQWDPGKSRVMTTKYCIKYELKKCPIHQKDIVGVKVKEPLVLKQGELEYKLKFNCKPCEMEIWEKDAEFEIEEDHFH, from the coding sequence ATGAAGAAGAAAATCGAAATATTAGCTCCTGCTAGAGATTTAATTGGAGGAATCGCTGCCATAAACAGTGGCGCCGATGCAGTATATATTGGTGCGCCGCAATTTGGAGCACGTTCTAATGCCAACAACTCTATTGAAGATGTTGCTGAACTGGTAAAATACGCACACTTATTTAACGCACAGGTTTTTGTGGTTATGAATACCATTTTGTACGACAACGAATTAGAAACGTGTCGCTCTATGATTTGGGAATTATACGATATTGGTGTTGATGCCTTGATTATTCAGGACATGGCGATTATGGAAATGGATTTGCCTCCTATCGTACTTCACGCCAGTACACAAGCTAATAATCGTGATGCTGATAAAATCAAATTCTTAAAAGACGCTGGTATTAAACGTGTGGTTTTAGCACGTGAATTGAACCTTCACCAAATTAAAACAATATATGATCACGCTGATGTTGAATTAGAGTTTTTCGTAACTGGAGCTTTATGTGTTTCTTTTAGTGGAAACTGCTATATGAGTGTGGCAAACGGAGAGCGTAGCGCGAATCGTGGTTCTTGCGCACAAAACTGCCGTTTACCTTATAACTTAATCGACGGAAATGGAGATACTTTAATCAGAAACAGTCACTTGCTTTCTATTAAAGATTTAGACGTTTCAGATCAGATTCCGAATTTAATTGAAGCGGGAATCGTTTCTTTCAAAATTGAAGGAAGATTAAAAGATGTAGCTTACGTTAAAAACAACGTATCTTATTTACGCCAAAAATTAGACAGCTTTTTAGAAGGAAGTGACAAATATATCAAAGCTTCTTCTGGAAAATGTACGTATACTTTCGATTCTACTTTAAGCAGAACCTTCAATCGTGGTTATACGGATTATTTCGTCAACGAAAGACACAGCTCAATTGGTTCTTGGGAAAGTCCAAAATCAAAAGGTCAATATATTGGAAAATTAATTAGAACTGTTGGAAACGCTTACGAAATCGAAAACGGCGAATTATTAAACAACGGTGACGGACTTTGTTTTATCAATGAAAACAACGAAGCTGATGGAATCTATGTAAACAAAGCCGAAAACGGAAAAGTTTATCCAAACGTTTTAAAAGAAATAAAAGACGGAACTTTCATATACAGAAATAACGACGCTGCTTTCATCAAAATTGTAGAAAGAGAAGACAGCGCAATCCGTAAAATCGGAACTACTTTATTACTTACCGAAAACGAAAACGGTTTTGAATTAATCGCAACCGACGAAGACGGAAACGTAAGTACAGTAAAATTAGAGCATCCGAAAGAAAAAACGAAAACAGGCGAATCGATCGAAGAAAACATTAAAGTTCAATTGGCAAAAACAGGTTTTACACCTTACAGCGCCGATGAAATCAATGTTATGTTCTCTGAGAACTGGTTCCTTCCAATTTCAAAAATCAACGAAATGAGAAGAAATGTTTTCGAACAATTATCAGAAATTCGTTTGGCAAATTACGTTCGCGAAGAGCACCAATTAGTTAAAACATCACATCCATATCCAGAAACCAAATTGGATTTCATGTACAATGTTTCGAACAAAACCGCTCGTAAATTCTACGAACGTCACGGTGTTACTGAAATCGAAAAAGCATTCGAATTGCAATGGGATCCAGGAAAATCTCGCGTAATGACAACCAAATATTGCATTAAATACGAATTGAAAAAATGCCCGATTCACCAAAAAGATATCGTGGGCGTTAAAGTAAAAGAACCTTTAGTTTTAAAACAGGGCGAATTGGAATACAAACTAAAATTCAACTGTAAACCCTGCGAAATGGAAATCTGGGAAAAAGATGCCGAATTTGAAATTGAAGAAGATCATTTTCATTAA